The proteins below are encoded in one region of Enhydrobacter sp.:
- a CDS encoding urease accessory UreF family protein: MASTITTPAITMARFMANAMADALYRLLAWLSPAYPIGAFSYSHGIETAMEEGFVTDRASLIAWLESILRGGTGRVDGALFAAAWRAADAKGWPTFDAVAERAAAWRGTSEMALESRQQGSAFLAITRTAWPHPDLDAVHARTGGEIALPVAVALAAAVHGIALEMALGGYLHAFAANLISAAVRVVPLGQSDGQLALATLESAVRRAAGAALAVADLDDVGTETPLLDWCSMRHETQYTRLFRS; this comes from the coding sequence ATGGCCAGCACAATCACGACCCCGGCCATCACCATGGCACGCTTCATGGCGAACGCCATGGCTGATGCGCTGTACCGGCTGCTGGCCTGGCTGTCGCCGGCCTATCCGATCGGCGCCTTCAGCTACAGCCATGGCATCGAGACCGCCATGGAAGAAGGCTTTGTCACGGATCGCGCATCGCTGATTGCATGGCTGGAGAGCATCCTGCGCGGGGGCACCGGCCGGGTCGACGGAGCGCTGTTTGCGGCGGCTTGGCGCGCCGCCGACGCGAAGGGCTGGCCGACCTTCGACGCCGTCGCCGAACGGGCCGCCGCCTGGCGCGGCACGTCGGAGATGGCCCTCGAATCGCGCCAGCAGGGGAGCGCGTTCCTGGCCATCACCCGGACGGCCTGGCCGCATCCCGACCTCGACGCGGTGCACGCGCGGACAGGCGGCGAGATTGCCCTGCCGGTCGCCGTGGCGCTGGCGGCCGCCGTGCATGGCATCGCACTCGAGATGGCGCTCGGCGGCTATCTCCATGCCTTCGCGGCCAATCTGATCTCGGCGGCCGTGCGTGTCGTCCCGCTCGGCCAGAGCGACGGCCAGTTGGCCCTGGCCACCCTGGAAAGTGCGGTGAGGCGCGCGGCCGGCGCGGCGCTTGCCGTCGCCGACCTCGACGACGTGGGCACGGAAACGCCTCTGCTCGACTGGTGCTCGATGCGGCACGAGACCCAGTACACGCGCCTGTTCCGCTCGTGA
- a CDS encoding urease accessory protein UreE → MKRAIEVVRTGRWPLAEKIDTVTLLFDDRYRRRLRMLGDGGTDFLLDLVEPIVLHTGDGLRLEEGGYVEVKAAEEDLVEVRGRDAASFARIAWHLGNRHLPAEIAHDRILIREDHVIVDMLKGLGAEMRNVRAAFDPEGGAYGQHNHDPGHHHGTLHGERHG, encoded by the coding sequence ATGAAACGCGCCATCGAGGTCGTCCGCACCGGCCGCTGGCCGCTGGCGGAGAAGATCGACACCGTCACCCTGCTGTTCGACGACCGCTATCGCCGGCGCCTCAGGATGCTGGGCGACGGCGGCACCGACTTCCTGCTCGATCTCGTCGAGCCGATCGTGCTGCACACCGGCGACGGGCTGCGGCTCGAGGAAGGCGGCTATGTCGAGGTGAAGGCGGCCGAGGAGGACCTGGTCGAGGTGCGTGGCCGCGATGCCGCGTCCTTCGCCCGGATCGCCTGGCACCTCGGAAATCGGCACCTGCCGGCCGAGATCGCGCACGACCGCATTCTGATCCGCGAGGACCATGTCATCGTCGATATGCTGAAGGGGCTCGGCGCGGAGATGCGCAATGTCAGGGCGGCGTTCGACCCCGAGGGCGGCGCCTATGGCCAGCACAATCACGACCCCGGCCATCACCATGGCACGCTTCATGGCGAACGCCATGGCTGA
- the urtC gene encoding urea ABC transporter permease subunit UrtC — translation MIARFLWKGVDRRLRWLIALVLAAGIVPVLPDLLLPAGSALHVPAWVLQLVGKYLCYAALALAIDLVWGYCGILTLGHAAFFALGGYCMGMYLMRQIGSRGVYGNPVLPDFMVFLNYKELPWFWHGFDQFWFAAVMVLIVPSALALALGWFAFRSRVTGVYLSIITQAMTFALMLAFFRNDMGLGGNNGMTDFKDILGFPLQADGTRAALYLASALMLALFLAISGAVVGSRFGKALTAVRDAESRMRFLGYRVEGYKLFVFVLSAAMAGIAGALYVPQVGIINPSEFAPGNSIEAVLWVAVGGRGTLIGPVVGAFLVNWAKTYLTGALPEAWLFALAGLFVAVTLFLPKGVVGLWTQLRTGRARPVRTATT, via the coding sequence ATGATCGCGCGCTTTCTCTGGAAGGGCGTCGATCGCAGGCTGCGCTGGCTTATCGCCCTGGTGCTGGCGGCGGGCATCGTGCCGGTTCTCCCCGATCTTTTGCTGCCGGCCGGCAGCGCCCTCCATGTGCCGGCGTGGGTGCTGCAGCTCGTCGGCAAGTATCTTTGCTACGCCGCCCTCGCGCTCGCGATCGATCTCGTCTGGGGCTATTGCGGCATCCTGACACTCGGCCATGCCGCCTTCTTCGCACTGGGCGGCTACTGCATGGGCATGTACCTGATGCGCCAGATCGGCAGCCGCGGTGTCTATGGCAACCCGGTGCTGCCCGATTTCATGGTGTTCCTGAACTACAAGGAGCTGCCCTGGTTCTGGCACGGCTTCGACCAGTTCTGGTTCGCCGCGGTCATGGTCCTGATCGTGCCGAGCGCGCTCGCGCTGGCGCTGGGCTGGTTCGCCTTCAGGAGCCGCGTCACCGGTGTCTATCTCTCGATCATCACCCAGGCAATGACCTTCGCGCTGATGCTCGCCTTCTTCCGCAACGACATGGGGCTCGGCGGCAACAACGGCATGACCGACTTCAAGGACATCCTGGGCTTTCCGCTGCAGGCGGATGGCACGCGCGCGGCCCTCTATCTCGCCTCGGCGCTGATGCTGGCGCTCTTCCTGGCGATCTCCGGCGCCGTGGTCGGCTCGCGCTTCGGCAAGGCGCTGACGGCCGTACGCGACGCCGAGAGCCGCATGCGATTCCTGGGCTACCGGGTCGAGGGCTACAAGCTCTTCGTCTTCGTGCTGTCGGCCGCCATGGCGGGGATCGCGGGCGCGCTCTACGTGCCGCAGGTGGGCATCATCAACCCCAGTGAGTTCGCGCCGGGCAACTCGATCGAGGCCGTGCTGTGGGTCGCGGTCGGTGGCCGCGGCACGCTGATCGGTCCCGTCGTCGGCGCCTTCCTGGTGAACTGGGCCAAGACCTATCTCACCGGCGCGCTGCCCGAGGCCTGGCTGTTCGCGCTGGCGGGCCTCTTCGTCGCCGTGACGCTGTTCCTGCCCAAGGGCGTGGTCGGGCTGTGGACGCAGCTCAGGACGGGCAGGGCGCGACCCGTCAGGACGGCGACGACATGA
- the urtA gene encoding urea ABC transporter substrate-binding protein, whose translation MKLGSLWRAGLVALALVAGGAATAVAQDKAPIKVGILHSLSGTMAISETTLKDVMLMLIDEQNKKGGLLGRKLEPVVVDPASNWPLFAEKARELLQKDKVAAVFGCWTSVSRKSVLPVFEELDGLLFYPVQYEGEESSRNVFYTGAAPNQQAIPAVDYLMENEGVKRWVLAGTDYVYPRTTNKILEAYLKMKGVKPEDIMINYTPFGQSDWQSIVAEIKKFGAAGKKTAVVSTINGDANVPFYKELANQGVKAKDIPVVAFSVGEEELAGVDTRPLVGHLAAWNYFESIKTPANERFIKDWRAFTKNPKRVTNDPMEAHVIGFNMWVEAVKKAGTTDPDKVIDAIVGVTVPNLTGGYATMMPNHHITKPVFVGEIQGDGQFDVVWQSPGEVVGDEWSDYLPDSKNLISDWRKPMSCGNFNVGTGKCGGKGL comes from the coding sequence ATGAAGTTGGGATCACTCTGGCGCGCGGGCCTCGTAGCCCTGGCGCTTGTGGCCGGCGGTGCAGCCACGGCTGTCGCCCAGGACAAGGCGCCGATCAAGGTCGGCATCTTGCACTCGCTGTCCGGCACGATGGCGATCAGCGAGACGACGCTGAAGGACGTCATGCTGATGCTGATCGACGAGCAGAACAAGAAAGGCGGGCTTCTGGGCCGCAAGCTCGAGCCCGTGGTCGTCGATCCGGCCTCGAACTGGCCTCTGTTCGCCGAGAAGGCACGCGAGCTCCTGCAGAAGGACAAGGTGGCGGCGGTGTTCGGCTGCTGGACCTCGGTCAGCCGCAAGTCGGTCCTGCCTGTGTTCGAGGAGCTGGACGGGCTCCTGTTCTACCCCGTGCAGTACGAGGGCGAGGAGAGCTCGCGCAACGTCTTCTATACCGGCGCGGCGCCGAACCAGCAGGCGATCCCGGCCGTCGACTATCTGATGGAGAACGAAGGCGTGAAGCGCTGGGTGCTGGCTGGCACCGACTACGTCTATCCGCGCACGACCAACAAGATCCTCGAGGCTTACCTCAAGATGAAGGGCGTCAAGCCGGAAGACATCATGATCAACTATACGCCGTTCGGTCAGTCCGACTGGCAGTCGATCGTGGCCGAGATCAAGAAGTTCGGCGCGGCCGGCAAGAAGACGGCCGTCGTCTCGACGATCAACGGCGACGCCAACGTGCCCTTCTACAAGGAGCTCGCCAACCAGGGCGTCAAGGCCAAGGACATTCCGGTCGTGGCCTTCTCGGTCGGCGAGGAGGAGCTGGCCGGCGTCGACACCAGGCCGCTGGTCGGCCATCTCGCCGCCTGGAACTACTTCGAATCGATCAAGACTCCGGCCAACGAGCGCTTCATCAAGGACTGGAGGGCCTTCACCAAGAACCCCAAGCGGGTGACCAACGATCCGATGGAAGCGCACGTGATCGGCTTCAACATGTGGGTCGAGGCGGTCAAGAAGGCCGGCACGACCGATCCCGACAAGGTGATCGATGCCATCGTCGGCGTGACGGTTCCCAACCTGACGGGCGGCTACGCGACCATGATGCCGAACCATCACATCACCAAGCCGGTGTTCGTCGGCGAGATTCAGGGGGACGGCCAGTTCGACGTGGTGTGGCAGAGCCCGGGCGAGGTGGTCGGCGACGAATGGTCGGACTACCTGCCCGACTCCAAGAACCTGATTTCCGATTGGCGCAAGCCGATGAGCTGCGGCAATTTCAATGTCGGCACGGGCAAGTGCGGCGGCAAGGGGCTGTAG
- the urtD gene encoding urea ABC transporter ATP-binding protein UrtD yields MIPTPRSTSALLYLSGVTVSFDGFRALNNLSLLVEPGEMRAIIGPNGAGKTTMMDVITGKIRPDEGEVVFDGQADLTRLDEAEIATLGIGRKFQKPTVFENHTVRDNLMLALAGPRSWYRLLTAMPTKAENDRLEAVLAVIRMGPQQHMPAARLSHGQKQWLEIGMLLAQDPKLLLVDEPVAGMTDVETETTAQVLREINKSHSVVVVEHDMSFVRALGVKVTVLHEGSMLAEGTLDQVSADPRVVEVYLGR; encoded by the coding sequence ATGATCCCGACTCCAAGATCCACCTCGGCGCTGCTTTATCTCAGCGGCGTCACGGTCTCGTTCGACGGTTTCAGGGCCCTGAACAATCTTTCGCTGCTGGTCGAGCCCGGCGAGATGCGCGCCATCATCGGCCCCAACGGCGCGGGCAAGACCACCATGATGGACGTGATCACGGGCAAGATCCGTCCCGACGAGGGCGAGGTGGTGTTCGACGGCCAGGCCGACCTCACCCGCCTCGACGAGGCCGAGATCGCGACGCTGGGAATCGGCCGGAAGTTCCAGAAGCCGACCGTGTTCGAGAATCATACGGTGCGCGACAATCTCATGCTGGCGCTGGCAGGACCGCGGAGCTGGTACCGGCTGCTGACGGCGATGCCGACCAAGGCCGAGAACGATCGCCTCGAGGCGGTCCTGGCGGTGATCCGCATGGGCCCGCAGCAGCACATGCCGGCGGCGCGGCTCAGCCACGGCCAGAAGCAGTGGCTGGAGATCGGCATGCTGCTGGCGCAGGATCCCAAGCTCCTTCTGGTCGACGAGCCGGTCGCGGGCATGACCGACGTCGAGACCGAGACCACGGCGCAGGTGCTGCGCGAGATAAACAAGTCCCATTCGGTCGTCGTGGTCGAGCACGACATGAGCTTCGTGCGCGCGCTCGGCGTCAAGGTGACGGTGCTGCACGAGGGCTCGATGCTGGCGGAGGGCACGCTCGACCAGGTGAGCGCCGACCCGCGCGTGGTCGAAGTGTATCTGGGGCGCTAG
- the urtB gene encoding urea ABC transporter permease subunit UrtB: MTVSRKLAGVISLLISLAFASAASASDLAALVANLTTGGFSDREAAVGALAASRDLRAAPILQALGEGRLYVRTADKAVVIGKAEGDRLSLTDAITGKAAGTGSEDELKRVRVNNRLRGTIDDAVAALTLMNPDPGMRRSAADSLFKQRNPSALPAVEHALPVEKDAGIRRAFAEARASIVLASDGASKTEKLAAVAVVRDRGDRDAMGILQAAASSPDRDVKAAAMLAAGSLRQTLAVWEAAQNVWYGISLGSVLLLAAIGLAITFGTMGVINMAHGEMVMLGAYTTFVVQQVIRASTPHLFDASIAIALPLAFLVAGTIGILIERSIIRFLYGRPLDTLLATWGLSLGLQQAVRTIFGPTNQEVSAPSWMSGSFMVGQIDVTYSRLWIVVFALVVFAALILILRKTPLGLHMRAVTQNRPMASAMGIRTPRVDALTFGLGSGIAGLAGVALSQIDNVSPNLGQGYIIDSFMVVVFGGVGNLFGTLLGATALGIVNKFLEPYAGAVLGKILVLVFIILFIQRRPRGLFALKGRAVE; encoded by the coding sequence ATGACCGTTTCGCGCAAGCTCGCCGGCGTGATCTCGCTGCTCATTTCGCTGGCATTCGCCAGTGCCGCATCGGCGAGCGATCTCGCGGCTCTTGTCGCCAACCTGACGACCGGCGGTTTCAGCGATCGCGAGGCTGCCGTTGGCGCGCTGGCGGCATCGCGAGACCTGCGCGCCGCACCGATCTTGCAGGCGCTCGGTGAGGGACGGCTTTACGTGCGCACCGCCGACAAGGCCGTCGTCATCGGCAAGGCGGAGGGCGATCGGCTTTCCCTCACCGATGCGATCACCGGCAAGGCGGCCGGGACGGGCTCCGAGGATGAGCTGAAGCGCGTGCGCGTCAACAATCGCCTGCGCGGCACAATCGACGACGCCGTGGCTGCGCTTACGCTGATGAATCCCGATCCCGGCATGCGCCGAAGCGCTGCGGATTCCCTCTTCAAGCAGCGCAATCCGTCCGCCCTGCCGGCGGTCGAACATGCCCTGCCGGTCGAGAAGGATGCCGGCATCAGGCGCGCTTTCGCCGAGGCGCGGGCGTCGATCGTCCTCGCGTCCGACGGTGCGTCGAAGACAGAGAAGCTGGCGGCCGTTGCGGTGGTGAGGGACCGCGGTGATCGCGACGCAATGGGAATCCTACAAGCGGCCGCATCGTCCCCCGATCGGGACGTCAAGGCGGCGGCAATGCTGGCAGCGGGCTCGTTGCGCCAGACGCTCGCCGTCTGGGAAGCCGCGCAGAACGTGTGGTACGGCATCTCGCTCGGTTCCGTCCTTCTCCTCGCCGCGATCGGGCTTGCCATCACCTTCGGCACCATGGGCGTGATCAACATGGCCCACGGCGAGATGGTGATGCTGGGCGCCTACACCACTTTCGTCGTGCAGCAGGTGATCCGGGCCTCTACGCCCCACCTGTTCGACGCGTCGATCGCGATCGCCCTGCCGCTCGCCTTCCTCGTGGCGGGCACAATCGGCATCCTGATCGAGCGCAGCATCATCCGCTTTCTTTACGGTCGGCCGCTCGACACGCTGCTGGCGACCTGGGGTCTGTCGCTGGGCCTGCAGCAGGCGGTTCGCACGATCTTCGGCCCGACCAACCAGGAGGTGAGCGCACCGTCCTGGATGTCGGGCTCGTTCATGGTCGGCCAGATCGACGTGACCTACAGCCGCCTTTGGATCGTGGTCTTCGCCCTCGTGGTCTTCGCGGCCCTGATCCTGATCCTGCGCAAGACGCCGCTCGGCCTTCATATGCGGGCCGTGACGCAGAACCGGCCGATGGCTTCGGCGATGGGCATCCGCACACCGCGCGTCGATGCTCTCACCTTCGGGCTGGGCTCGGGCATCGCGGGCCTTGCCGGCGTCGCGCTCTCGCAGATCGACAACGTCAGCCCCAACCTCGGCCAAGGCTACATCATCGACTCCTTCATGGTCGTGGTGTTCGGCGGCGTGGGCAATCTCTTCGGCACGCTGCTGGGCGCGACGGCGCTCGGCATCGTCAACAAGTTCCTCGAGCCCTATGCGGGGGCGGTGCTGGGCAAGATCCTGGTGCTGGTCTTCATCATCCTCTTCATCCAGCGTCGTCCGCGCGGGCTGTTCGCGCTGAAGGGCCGGGCGGTCGAATGA
- the ureG gene encoding urease accessory protein UreG → MDLRGPLRVGVGGPVGSGKTALVERLCKKMRATYDIAVVTNDIYTKEDAEFLTRAGALAPERIVGVETGGCPHTAIREDASINLAAVADIVRKWPGLEIVFVESGGDNLAATFSPELADLTIYVIDVAAGEKIPRKGGPGITRSDLLVINKIDLAPLVGADLGVMDRDARRMRGQRPFLFTNLKENKGVDEVAAFILHQGGLPTR, encoded by the coding sequence ATGGATTTGCGGGGTCCCTTGCGGGTGGGTGTCGGCGGTCCGGTGGGATCGGGCAAGACGGCGCTCGTCGAGCGCCTCTGCAAGAAGATGCGGGCGACCTACGACATCGCGGTCGTCACCAACGACATCTACACCAAGGAGGACGCCGAGTTCCTGACCCGCGCCGGCGCGCTGGCGCCGGAGCGCATCGTGGGCGTGGAGACGGGCGGCTGTCCGCATACGGCGATCCGAGAGGATGCCTCGATCAACCTCGCCGCCGTGGCCGACATCGTGCGCAAGTGGCCCGGGCTCGAGATCGTGTTCGTCGAATCGGGCGGCGACAACCTTGCCGCCACCTTTTCCCCCGAGCTGGCCGATCTCACGATCTATGTGATCGACGTGGCCGCTGGCGAGAAGATCCCGCGCAAGGGTGGCCCCGGCATCACGCGCTCCGACCTGCTGGTGATCAACAAGATCGATCTTGCGCCGCTGGTGGGTGCCGACCTCGGCGTGATGGACCGCGATGCGCGCAGGATGCGCGGCCAGCGGCCGTTCCTGTTCACCAACCTCAAGGAGAACAAGGGCGTCGACGAGGTCGCGGCCTTCATCCTGCACCAGGGCGGCCTGCCGACGCGCTGA